A region of Vicugna pacos chromosome 7, VicPac4, whole genome shotgun sequence DNA encodes the following proteins:
- the TAS2R41 gene encoding LOW QUALITY PROTEIN: taste receptor type 2 member 41 (The sequence of the model RefSeq protein was modified relative to this genomic sequence to represent the inferred CDS: inserted 1 base in 1 codon; deleted 1 base in 1 codon; substituted 1 base at 1 genomic stop codon), translating into MHPALTALFVLLFILLCVLGVLANAFIVLVLSREWVRRGRLLPSDMILISLSASRFCLQSVGWXNNLYYFLHLVEYRRGPAWQLFGLFWDFLNSATFWFGSWLSVLFCMKIANFTHPTFLWLKWRFPGLVPSLLLGSLLVAFIVTLLFFWGNHALYRGFFIGTFSGNMAYKEWSRRLKIHYFLLLKLVTLSIPCSSFLVSIALLISSLRRHTRRMQHSAHSLQDPNAQAHTAALKSLISFLVLYLLSFLSLVIDAVVFFSSESEWYXTWQIITYLCTSVHPFILIFSNLRLRGIFRQLILLARGFWVA; encoded by the exons ATGCATCCAGCACTCACAGCCCTCTTCGTGCTGCTCTTTATCCTGCTGTGTGTCCTGGGAGTCCTGGCCAATGCTTTCATTGTGCTGGTGCTGAGCAGAGAGTGGGTGCGACGGGGGAGGCTGCTCCCCTCCGACATGATCCTCATTAGCTTgagtgcctcccgcttctgcctGCAGTCGGTTGGAT GGAACAACTTATACTACTTCCTCCACCTGGTCGAGTACCGTCGGGGTCCTGCCTGGCAGTTATTTGGTCTATTCTGGGACTTTCTGAACTCAGCCACCTTCTGGTTTGGCTCCTGGCTCAGCGTCCTCTTCTGCATGAAGATTGCTAACTTCACCCACCCCACCTTCCTCTGGCTGAAATGGAGGTTCCCAGGGTTAGTGCCCTCGCTTCTGCTGGGATCTCTCCTCGTCGCCTTCATTGTCACCCTGCTGTTCTTTTGGGGGAATCACGCTCTGTATCGAGGATTCTTTATTGGAACATTTTCTGGAAATATGGCCTATAAGGAGTGGAGCAGGAGGCTGAAAATACACTATTTCCTGCTCCTGAAGCTAGTCACCCTTTCAATTCCTTGCTCTAGTTTTCTGGTCTCAATTGCTCTGTTGATAAGTTCTCTGAGGAGACACACGAGGAGGATGCAGCACAGTGCACACAGCCTGCAGGACCCCAACGCCCAGGCTCACACCGCAGCTCTGAAGTCACTCATCTCCTTCCTTGTTCTTTACCTTCTGTCCTTCCTGTCCCTGGTTATTGATGCTGTAGTGTTTTTCTCCTCAGAGAGTGAATGGTACTAGACATGGCAAATTATAACCTACTTGTGCACATCCGTCCAT CCTTTTATCCTCATCTTCAGCAACCTTAGGCTTCGAGGGATATTCAGGCAGCTAATTCTGTTGGCCAGGGGCTTCTGGGTGGCCTAG